The DNA segment ACCACAATCACCATCTCCCTCCCTTTGAATAAGATGGACTAAATACCCGCATGACTAAACCCCTGAACCAAAAGCCCATCCTTCTAATTGTTGAAGATGACCAAGGCCTGCAAAGCCAATTACGCTGGCACTTTGACCAATACGAAACCATCTTTGCGGAGAACCGGGCAGATGCCGTTGCAGCACTCCGCCTGCACGAGGCCTCAGTAATTATTCAGGACTTAGGCTTGCCGCCCGATGAAGATGGCGTGGATGAAGGGTTTAAATGCATTCAGGACATTTTACGCATAGCACCATCCAGCAAAATCATTGTGATGACCGGTAAAACCGACCACGAAAATGCAATTCGCGCTGTGGGCATGGGCGCTTATGACTTCTACCATAAACCGGTTGATGCCAACACACTGGACTTGATTGTACAGCGCGCCTTCCATATTTTTGACCTAGAAGCTGACAACCGCCGCCTTACCATCGCCAAACAAGCACCGCTGGAAGGTCTGATTAGTAACGATCCACAGATGCTGAAGATTTGCCGCCAGCTGGAAAAAATCTCCCCCACAACAGTGACTTGCACATTGCTCGGCGAGAGCGGAACGGGCAAGGAGGTTATGGCACGCGCAATTCATCAATTGAGTCCGCGCAAAAACAAGCGCTTTGTCGCCATTAACTGTGCTGCTGTGCCAGAAAACCTAATTGAAAGCGAACTTTTCGGCTACGAAAAAGGTGCTTTTACGGGCGCCAACAAACTTACGCTCGGTAAGGTAGAAACCGCCAACGAAGGTACGCTTTTTCTCGACGAAATTGGCGATATGCCGCTGAATTTACAAGCGAAATTGCTGCGTTTTTTACAAGAGCGTGTCATTGAGCGGGTTGGCGGCCGCACCGAAATCCCGGTAGACGTACGCGTAATTTGCGCAACCAACAAAGATTTGGAAAAAATGTCGCGCGAAGGCAGCTTTCGTGAGGACCTTTTTTACCGGATTTGCGAAATGACCGTGGATATTCCACCACTACGCGCACGTCAGGGCGATAAAGCCTTACTGGCACGCCATTTCCAACTCAAATTCGCCAAAGAACACAGCCAAGCTGTTTCAGGTTTTACACCCGACGCTATTGAAGCCATCGAAGGTTACAACTGGCCCGGCAATATCCGGGAAATGGAAAACAAAATAAAACGCGCCGTGATCATGGCCGAAGGCAAATACATTACGCGTGAAGATTTAGGATTGGCCGAGGCGGGCGACCTATCGCTCAACCTTCGCCATGTTCGCCAGGAAGCCGAA comes from the Cellvibrio zantedeschiae genome and includes:
- the prsR gene encoding PEP-CTERM-box response regulator transcription factor, with translation MTKPLNQKPILLIVEDDQGLQSQLRWHFDQYETIFAENRADAVAALRLHEASVIIQDLGLPPDEDGVDEGFKCIQDILRIAPSSKIIVMTGKTDHENAIRAVGMGAYDFYHKPVDANTLDLIVQRAFHIFDLEADNRRLTIAKQAPLEGLISNDPQMLKICRQLEKISPTTVTCTLLGESGTGKEVMARAIHQLSPRKNKRFVAINCAAVPENLIESELFGYEKGAFTGANKLTLGKVETANEGTLFLDEIGDMPLNLQAKLLRFLQERVIERVGGRTEIPVDVRVICATNKDLEKMSREGSFREDLFYRICEMTVDIPPLRARQGDKALLARHFQLKFAKEHSQAVSGFTPDAIEAIEGYNWPGNIREMENKIKRAVIMAEGKYITREDLGLAEAGDLSLNLRHVRQEAEKSAILRALSMADHNVSATAKLLGITRPTFYDLVKKYDMQISASSHPDED